A stretch of Alphaproteobacteria bacterium DNA encodes these proteins:
- a CDS encoding AAA family ATPase, whose product MPIDPVASQSAVVTVRDRVGLHLPFSRGIMASAILATGLPTDQAYAIASRIQRDLDAQGPREIAADELAALAAAAIDRMADPSYGQRYRSWRAAKRSGRPVVVVLSGAPGVGKSTVATRLANRLGIARVVTTDTIREVLRTVIPASVLPELHASTYELDRPPAFHGFERQAHAVASATVAAASRRATERRNALLEGVHLLPGAVTAALADHPARPIVVERLLLLDDEGVHRAQLRQRSAGEPGRRGERTLDHISAIRHIQDHLARRAAERAVTTYDLANPADLTQQVVDAVVAALGADEAATASPSA is encoded by the coding sequence ATGCCGATCGACCCGGTCGCGTCGCAATCCGCCGTCGTCACCGTCCGCGACCGCGTCGGCCTGCACCTGCCGTTCTCGCGCGGGATCATGGCCAGCGCGATCCTGGCCACCGGCCTGCCGACCGACCAGGCCTATGCCATCGCCAGCCGCATCCAGCGCGACCTCGATGCGCAGGGGCCGCGAGAAATCGCGGCCGACGAGCTGGCGGCGCTGGCCGCCGCCGCCATCGACCGCATGGCGGACCCGTCCTATGGCCAGCGCTACCGGTCCTGGCGCGCGGCCAAGCGCAGCGGCCGGCCGGTGGTCGTGGTGCTGTCCGGCGCGCCGGGCGTCGGCAAGTCGACCGTTGCCACCCGGCTGGCCAACCGGCTGGGCATCGCGCGCGTGGTCACCACCGACACGATCCGCGAGGTGCTGCGCACGGTAATCCCGGCGTCGGTGCTGCCGGAGCTGCACGCCTCGACCTACGAGCTGGACAGGCCGCCGGCCTTCCACGGCTTCGAGCGCCAGGCCCATGCGGTGGCATCGGCCACCGTCGCCGCCGCCAGCCGGCGGGCGACGGAGCGGCGCAACGCCCTGCTGGAGGGGGTGCACCTGCTGCCCGGCGCCGTCACCGCGGCGCTGGCCGATCATCCGGCCCGGCCGATCGTGGTGGAGCGGCTGCTGCTGCTGGACGACGAGGGCGTGCACCGCGCCCAGCTGCGCCAGCGCAGCGCCGGCGAGCCGGGCCGGCGCGGCGAGCGCACCCTGGACCACATTTCAGCGATCCGGCACATCCAGGACCATCTCGCCCGGCGCGCCGCCGAGCGCGCGGTGACCACCTACGACCTGGCCAATCCGGCCGACCTGACCCAGCAGGTGGTCGATGCGGTGGTCGCGGCGCTCGGCGCCGACGAAGCGGCTACAGCATCCCCTTCTGCTTGA
- a CDS encoding EF-hand domain-containing protein, whose product MNRMTKIGLLGALVALPATAWALGPGGGFGEGFHRGGGHGMGHGFARGGGLIRMMQEFDADRDGVVSEDEFVAGRGARTAEIDTDGDGMLSQAELEAFMVARVQERVAEHFARADADGDGMLSADELAARAEDRFTRIDADGDGRLTIHDLAARGGWHHGGWGGGPDGDGPRGQGMGPGGGQGMGPGGGQGMGPGGGQGAGTGDCPRGSGQGQGAGDCPFAPEAPAE is encoded by the coding sequence ATGAACAGGATGACCAAGATCGGTCTTCTCGGCGCGCTGGTCGCGCTGCCGGCCACCGCCTGGGCGCTGGGGCCGGGCGGCGGCTTCGGCGAGGGCTTCCATCGCGGCGGCGGCCACGGCATGGGTCACGGCTTCGCGCGCGGCGGCGGCCTGATCCGGATGATGCAGGAGTTCGACGCCGACCGCGACGGCGTGGTCAGCGAGGACGAGTTCGTCGCCGGCCGCGGCGCCCGCACCGCCGAGATCGACACCGACGGCGACGGCATGCTGAGCCAGGCCGAGCTCGAGGCGTTCATGGTCGCCAGGGTGCAGGAGCGGGTGGCGGAACACTTCGCCCGCGCCGACGCCGACGGCGACGGGATGCTCAGCGCCGACGAGCTGGCGGCACGCGCCGAGGACCGCTTCACCCGGATCGACGCCGACGGCGACGGCCGGCTGACCATCCACGATCTCGCCGCCCGCGGCGGCTGGCATCACGGCGGCTGGGGCGGCGGCCCGGACGGCGACGGCCCCCGCGGCCAGGGCATGGGCCCCGGCGGCGGCCAGGGCATGGGTCCCGGCGGCGGTCAGGGCATGGGTCCGGGCGGCGGCCAGGGTGCAGGCACCGGCGACTGTCCGCGCGGCAGCGGCCAGGGCCAGGGCGCCGGCGACTGCCCGTTCGCGCCGGAGGCACCGGCGGAGTAA
- a CDS encoding amino acid racemase produces the protein MHTGARSGGADPGHTGPGHVGIVACSAEGAALCYRTLCQEAGAAMGRHAHPEITLHSLSLADYERHLDAGDWPGVAAMMLMSARKLAAAGADFLICPDNTVHQALPLVLPHSPLPWLSIVEAVADAADARRFRRVGLTGTRWLVDGPVYDDALAGRGIAIVRPAPADRDAIDRAILDELVAGVVTPRTEALFRRVIAAMKADGCQAVILGCTEIPLAVDDARSPLPTLDSTRLLARAALRRALGIAAPLPG, from the coding sequence ATGCACACCGGCGCCAGGTCCGGCGGTGCCGACCCCGGGCATACCGGGCCCGGACATGTCGGCATCGTCGCCTGCTCCGCCGAAGGCGCGGCGCTGTGCTACCGCACGCTGTGCCAGGAGGCCGGCGCTGCGATGGGCCGGCACGCCCATCCGGAGATCACCCTGCATTCGCTCTCGCTCGCCGACTACGAGCGGCATCTCGACGCCGGCGACTGGCCGGGGGTGGCGGCGATGATGCTCATGTCCGCGCGCAAGCTGGCCGCGGCGGGAGCGGACTTCCTGATCTGTCCCGACAACACCGTCCACCAGGCCCTGCCGCTGGTGCTGCCGCACAGCCCGCTGCCGTGGCTGAGCATCGTCGAGGCGGTGGCCGACGCAGCCGACGCACGCCGCTTCCGCCGGGTCGGGCTGACCGGCACGCGCTGGCTGGTCGACGGCCCGGTCTATGACGACGCGCTGGCCGGCCGCGGCATCGCCATCGTGCGCCCGGCACCGGCGGATCGCGATGCGATCGACCGGGCGATCCTGGACGAACTGGTCGCCGGCGTGGTCACGCCCCGGACCGAGGCGCTGTTCCGCCGCGTCATCGCGGCGATGAAAGCCGACGGCTGCCAGGCGGTGATCCTGGGCTGCACCGAGATCCCGTTGGCGGTCGACGACGCCCGCTCGCCGCTGCCGACGCTGGATTCGACCCGCCTGCTGGCCCGGGCGGCCCTGCGCCGCGCGCTGGGCATTGCGGCCCCGCTGCCGGGCTGA
- a CDS encoding MFS transporter, with product MTRSPNTVLTFSSLAHLFTHMMMLIYATVVLRLEREWQIDYGTLVALASTGWLLFGIGALPSGWLADRWSASGMIAVFFFGLGAASVLTGFASSPTEMALGLAAIGVFASIYHPVGIPWLLRHAAARKGLSIGINGFFGAVGIAIAPVVAVAASDAISWRWAFFLPGGVLIALGALHVLMRVPDVAVEADASGARPARLRDPGTMRLLVALIVIAFAAGMVFHGISVAMPKMFETGAADFAASLAGEEGLDTSLFITVIFLIAGGCQILVGASADRMPKRAMYMAAYAVLIPVLATLGWLSGASMVGVALLTTCLLLGFQSVEDLLVVRSVPPSWLSRVFASRFVVAMGAGVLAPPLVGFGYEWTGDFGVVFTVFAAMAAVVMLAATQLPSDRAPAPAPAAVPAE from the coding sequence ATGACCCGCAGCCCGAACACGGTCCTTACCTTCTCCAGCCTGGCGCACCTGTTCACGCACATGATGATGCTGATCTACGCCACCGTGGTGCTGCGGCTGGAGCGGGAGTGGCAGATCGACTACGGCACGCTGGTCGCCCTGGCCTCGACCGGCTGGCTGCTGTTCGGCATCGGCGCGCTGCCGTCGGGCTGGCTGGCCGACCGCTGGAGCGCGTCCGGCATGATCGCGGTGTTCTTCTTCGGCCTGGGCGCGGCCTCGGTGCTGACCGGCTTCGCCTCGTCGCCGACCGAGATGGCGCTGGGCCTCGCCGCCATCGGCGTGTTCGCCTCGATCTACCACCCGGTCGGCATCCCGTGGCTGCTGCGCCACGCCGCCGCGCGCAAGGGGCTGTCCATCGGCATCAACGGCTTTTTCGGCGCCGTCGGTATCGCCATCGCCCCGGTTGTGGCGGTCGCAGCCAGCGATGCGATCAGCTGGCGCTGGGCGTTCTTCCTGCCGGGCGGGGTGCTGATCGCGCTGGGTGCCCTTCATGTGCTGATGCGCGTGCCCGACGTGGCGGTAGAGGCGGATGCATCCGGCGCGCGTCCGGCGCGGCTGCGCGACCCCGGCACCATGCGCCTGCTCGTCGCGCTCATCGTCATCGCCTTCGCTGCCGGCATGGTGTTCCACGGCATCTCGGTGGCGATGCCGAAGATGTTCGAGACCGGGGCGGCCGACTTCGCCGCCTCGCTGGCCGGCGAGGAGGGCCTCGACACCAGCCTGTTCATCACGGTGATCTTCCTGATCGCCGGCGGCTGCCAGATCCTGGTCGGCGCGTCGGCCGACCGCATGCCGAAGCGGGCGATGTACATGGCCGCCTATGCGGTGCTGATTCCGGTGCTGGCGACGCTGGGCTGGCTGTCCGGCGCGTCGATGGTCGGCGTCGCCCTGCTGACCACCTGCCTGCTGCTCGGCTTCCAGTCGGTCGAGGACCTGCTGGTGGTCCGCTCGGTGCCGCCGTCCTGGCTCAGCCGCGTGTTCGCCAGCCGCTTCGTGGTGGCGATGGGCGCCGGCGTGCTGGCGCCGCCGCTGGTCGGCTTCGGCTACGAGTGGACCGGCGACTTCGGCGTGGTGTTCACCGTGTTCGCCGCGATGGCGGCCGTGGTCATGCTCGCCGCCACCCAGCTGCCCAGCGACCGCGCCCCGGCGCCCGCACCGGCGGCGGTGCCGGCGGAGTAG
- a CDS encoding sterol desaturase family protein, whose translation MDWLYDYGVHAAVNFLLNFVGPDAFLGPLPVLVALALALAVIAVRLRGRRSVGRLLRIAFPRRIFLHRSALHDYALFAINDGLLFVVTGAVLLTPGFVSEALQAAAGWLGWSAPAAAGTPSAVELVLFTLWLTLAWDFSATYAHYLKHRVPLLWEFHKVHHSAAVMTPVTANRRHPLEAVFGGIVSALVLGAAVGLWQLLFGPAVTQPLTILGAAAGVYLWRLLGYNLRHSHVDLLRPVLEPGVHLAGAAPGPPQRRPAPLRHQFRPHLRGLGPAARHAVRAGPRRAGPLRHRRRRHGADGDAARPLPGAVRAERAPARRAVPPPGRAAPGRARLAAQAAAGRRHAVQFARVHRRVPAGGAGRNRAGGAAGWAGPPPSAG comes from the coding sequence ATGGACTGGCTCTACGACTACGGCGTGCATGCCGCGGTCAACTTCCTGCTGAATTTCGTCGGCCCGGATGCCTTCCTGGGCCCGCTGCCGGTGCTGGTGGCGCTGGCGCTGGCGCTGGCGGTGATCGCGGTGCGGCTGCGCGGGCGCCGCTCTGTCGGCCGCCTGCTGCGCATCGCCTTCCCGCGCCGCATCTTCCTGCACCGCTCGGCCCTGCACGACTACGCGCTGTTCGCCATCAACGACGGGTTGCTGTTCGTCGTCACCGGCGCCGTCCTGCTGACGCCCGGCTTCGTCAGCGAGGCGCTGCAGGCCGCCGCCGGCTGGCTCGGCTGGAGCGCACCCGCCGCCGCCGGCACGCCTTCGGCGGTCGAGTTGGTGCTGTTCACCCTGTGGCTTACGCTGGCCTGGGACTTCTCGGCGACCTACGCCCACTACCTGAAGCACCGCGTGCCGCTGCTGTGGGAGTTCCACAAGGTGCATCACAGCGCCGCGGTGATGACGCCGGTCACCGCCAACCGCCGCCACCCGCTGGAGGCGGTGTTCGGCGGCATCGTCTCGGCGCTTGTGCTGGGTGCGGCGGTCGGGCTGTGGCAGCTGCTGTTCGGCCCGGCGGTGACCCAGCCGCTGACCATCCTCGGCGCGGCCGCCGGCGTGTATCTGTGGCGGCTGCTCGGCTACAACCTGCGTCACAGCCACGTGGATCTCCTACGGCCCGTTCTGGAGCCGGGTGTTCATCTCGCCGGCGCAGCACCAGGTCCACCACAGCGTCGACCCGCGCCACTACGACACCAATTTCGGCCACATCTTCGCGGTCTGGGACCGGCTGCTCGGCACGCTGTACGTGCCGGCCCCCGGCGAGCGGGTCCGCTTCGGCATCGCCGACGCCGACATGGCGCGGATGGCGACGCTGCGCGGCCTCTACCTGGCGCCGTTCGCGCAGAGCGCGCGCCTGCTCGCCGCGCCGTTCCGCCGCCGGGCCGCGCTGCGCCCGGCCGGGCGCGGCTAGCGGCGCAGGCCGCGGCGGGCCGGCGCCATGCTGTTCAGTTCGCTCGAGTTCATCGCCGTGTTCCTGCCGGTGGCGCTGGCCGGAACCGCGCTGGCGGTGCGGCTGGGTGGGCGGGGCCGCCGCCGTCGGCTGGCTGA
- a CDS encoding DUF1007 family protein produces MGTRKTSLAVVLGCLLGSVSPVVAHPDYTMTCRLQFNFENGAIGSITQYWAFDARLSQEFLDEFDGDRDGAFNASESGALEREVMASLAEVRYLTFVRVGDNDVGVLSPYDFQATVHDGSSTSRSRCACHTRQTRKTDTIKVQVKDVDLLIGVLYAETDPVLLLGADGWTCSYTIAENAADAYYGGTVLPEEITLACRR; encoded by the coding sequence ATGGGAACGCGCAAGACATCGCTTGCGGTTGTTCTCGGCTGTTTGCTCGGATCGGTCAGCCCGGTCGTCGCGCACCCGGACTACACGATGACCTGCCGCCTGCAGTTCAATTTCGAGAACGGGGCAATCGGGTCGATCACGCAATACTGGGCTTTCGACGCACGGCTCAGCCAGGAGTTCCTGGACGAGTTCGACGGTGACCGCGACGGCGCCTTCAATGCGTCGGAGTCCGGCGCACTCGAACGGGAGGTCATGGCCAGCCTGGCCGAGGTCCGCTATCTGACCTTCGTTCGCGTCGGCGACAACGACGTCGGCGTCCTCAGCCCATACGACTTCCAGGCAACGGTGCACGACGGATCGTCAACTTCGCGTTCGCGATGCGCCTGCCATACCCGGCAGACCCGCAAGACGGACACGATCAAGGTCCAGGTCAAGGACGTCGATCTGCTGATCGGCGTCCTTTACGCCGAGACCGATCCGGTCCTGTTGCTGGGCGCCGATGGCTGGACCTGCTCCTACACCATCGCGGAGAACGCGGCCGACGCCTACTACGGCGGGACCGTCCTGCCGGAGGAGATCACCCTGGCGTGCCGGCGCTGA
- a CDS encoding cation diffusion facilitator family transporter, whose product MAAHGSKNVVYAALAGNSLIAITKFVASAITGSSAMLSEAVHSLVDTGNQALILHGMRRSAKPADRRHPFGYGMELYFYAFVVAILIFGLGAGISVYEGVQKVLEPHPVEDAYINYIVLGLAMVFEAGAWFVAFKAFRQTKGSHGFFAAVQRAKDPTVFTVLFEDSAAMLGLIVAFVGILLGQLTGILWIDGAASIGIGLILAATAVVLAIECKGLLIGEAASPEVVRDVIARVSGRDAVERINELRTMHMGPNDIVLAMSLDFRDELSAGQVEQTISEIEADILAAHPAMRRIFIEIQSAGGHLETIRRRLAAEAAVRG is encoded by the coding sequence ATGGCCGCACACGGATCGAAGAACGTCGTCTATGCGGCCCTGGCCGGCAACTCGCTGATCGCGATCACCAAGTTCGTCGCTTCGGCGATCACCGGCAGTTCGGCGATGCTCAGCGAGGCGGTGCACAGTCTGGTCGACACCGGCAACCAGGCGCTGATCCTGCACGGGATGCGGCGCTCGGCGAAACCGGCGGACAGGCGCCACCCGTTCGGCTACGGCATGGAGCTGTATTTCTATGCCTTCGTGGTCGCGATCCTGATCTTCGGGCTCGGCGCCGGCATCTCGGTCTACGAGGGCGTGCAGAAGGTGCTGGAGCCGCATCCGGTCGAGGACGCCTATATCAACTACATCGTGCTCGGCCTGGCGATGGTGTTCGAGGCCGGCGCCTGGTTCGTCGCGTTCAAGGCGTTCCGCCAGACCAAGGGCAGCCACGGCTTTTTCGCCGCCGTGCAGCGGGCGAAGGACCCGACCGTGTTCACCGTGCTGTTCGAGGACAGCGCGGCGATGCTCGGCCTCATCGTCGCCTTCGTCGGCATCCTGCTCGGCCAGCTGACCGGCATCCTGTGGATCGACGGCGCCGCCTCCATCGGCATCGGCCTGATCCTGGCTGCCACGGCGGTGGTGCTGGCGATCGAATGCAAGGGCCTGCTGATCGGCGAGGCCGCCTCGCCCGAAGTCGTGCGCGACGTGATCGCGCGGGTCAGCGGCCGCGATGCGGTGGAGCGGATCAACGAACTGCGCACCATGCACATGGGCCCGAACGACATCGTGCTGGCGATGAGCCTGGACTTCCGCGACGAACTGTCGGCCGGCCAGGTCGAGCAGACCATCTCCGAGATCGAGGCCGACATCCTGGCCGCCCACCCCGCCATGCGCCGCATCTTCATCGAGATCCAGAGCGCCGGCGGCCATCTGGAAACCATCCGCCGCCGCCTCGCCGCCGAGGCGGCGGTGCGCGGCTGA
- a CDS encoding cellulase family glycosylhydrolase, with amino-acid sequence MNTGVWADADAQAGWVAMWQATAEAYRGNPAVVGYDLMVEPNSNHLGADAVAGRLEVWEPETFAAQYGGTLYDWNGLHPRILAAIRAVDPDMPVLIGGNGYSAVGWLPFTAVGGDAHTVYTVHEYEPFAYTHQEPGDGVGYPGTLDIDWDGAADRFDAGGIDRLLAPVDGFMAAHDAPVAVTEFGAVRWAPGVAPFLADRIATFERRGLNWTVWNWPVAYAPTAAGDNAFSPGFGPDPDRTAPASDAPALDALRAGWRANAARPSNTHF; translated from the coding sequence CTGAACACCGGCGTCTGGGCCGACGCCGACGCGCAGGCCGGCTGGGTCGCGATGTGGCAGGCGACGGCCGAGGCCTATCGCGGCAACCCGGCGGTGGTCGGCTATGACCTGATGGTCGAGCCGAACTCCAACCACCTGGGCGCCGACGCGGTCGCCGGCCGACTGGAGGTGTGGGAGCCGGAGACCTTCGCCGCGCAGTATGGCGGCACGCTTTACGACTGGAACGGACTGCACCCGCGCATCCTGGCGGCGATCCGGGCGGTCGACCCGGACATGCCGGTGCTGATCGGCGGCAACGGCTACAGCGCCGTCGGCTGGCTGCCGTTCACCGCGGTCGGCGGCGACGCGCACACGGTCTACACCGTCCACGAGTACGAACCCTTCGCCTATACCCACCAGGAGCCGGGCGACGGCGTCGGCTATCCAGGCACGCTCGACATCGACTGGGACGGCGCGGCCGACCGCTTCGATGCCGGCGGCATCGACCGCCTGCTGGCGCCGGTCGACGGCTTCATGGCGGCACATGACGCGCCGGTGGCGGTTACCGAGTTCGGCGCGGTGCGCTGGGCGCCCGGCGTCGCGCCGTTCCTGGCCGACCGCATCGCCACCTTCGAGCGGCGTGGGCTGAACTGGACGGTGTGGAACTGGCCGGTGGCCTATGCGCCGACCGCGGCCGGCGACAACGCCTTCAGCCCCGGCTTCGGGCCGGACCCGGACCGCACCGCGCCCGCGTCCGACGCCCCGGCGCTGGATGCGCTGCGGGCCGGCTGGCGCGCCAACGCCGCGCGGCCGTCGAACACGCATTTCTGA
- a CDS encoding 5-bromo-4-chloroindolyl phosphate hydrolysis family protein — protein MSNHSVDRAAEMKYRARRMTRKFSWAMAGIWLWILPLPLIGNAIWMLARGNLRDVLISLGCYAVFGLSGWLVRQATALEARALGDPLGRAPVFPFRTVAALLAGLATFVTAGFLAYHNLWMSLAFAVGAIAGVLVAYGFDRFGAQVSLPTSADDAVFEALDKARASLGELRRMKMNMSNREFRDRLGRLEEWGDKIIKLIKEDKRDLKRAREFINVYLDGAVKVTATYVKTHGHTGDQAEALESRFSETLEGMEREFEAQHQRLLKDDILDLDVELELLTSQLKQKGML, from the coding sequence ATGAGCAACCATTCGGTCGACCGCGCCGCCGAGATGAAGTACCGCGCCCGGCGCATGACCCGGAAATTTTCCTGGGCGATGGCCGGCATCTGGCTGTGGATCCTGCCGCTGCCGCTGATCGGCAACGCGATCTGGATGCTGGCGCGCGGCAACCTGCGCGACGTGCTGATCTCGCTGGGCTGCTATGCGGTGTTCGGCCTGTCGGGCTGGCTGGTCCGCCAGGCGACCGCGCTGGAGGCCAGGGCGCTGGGCGACCCGCTGGGGCGCGCGCCGGTGTTCCCGTTCCGCACCGTCGCCGCGCTGCTGGCCGGGCTGGCGACCTTCGTCACCGCCGGCTTCCTCGCCTACCACAATCTGTGGATGTCGCTGGCGTTCGCGGTCGGCGCGATCGCCGGCGTGCTGGTCGCCTACGGCTTCGATCGCTTCGGCGCCCAGGTCTCGCTGCCGACCAGCGCCGACGACGCCGTGTTCGAGGCGCTGGACAAGGCCCGCGCCAGCCTGGGCGAGCTCCGGCGGATGAAGATGAACATGTCGAACCGCGAGTTCCGCGACCGGCTCGGCCGGCTGGAGGAATGGGGCGACAAGATCATCAAGCTGATCAAGGAGGACAAACGCGACCTGAAGCGGGCGCGCGAGTTCATCAACGTCTATCTCGACGGTGCGGTCAAGGTGACCGCCACCTACGTCAAGACCCACGGCCACACCGGCGACCAGGCCGAGGCGCTGGAGAGCCGGTTCAGCGAGACGCTGGAAGGCATGGAGCGCGAGTTCGAGGCCCAGCACCAGCGGCTGCTGAAGGACGACATCCTCGACCTCGACGTCGAGCTCGAGCTGCTGACCAGCCAGCTCAAGCAGAAGGGGATGCTGTAG
- a CDS encoding DsbA family protein yields the protein MMKRLRQFAVAATCLAGIGLASAAPAAAEDYTREEIEQIIHAYLMDHPEVIIEAVRALEARQQAEAQEQQRQTLVTLRPDIVDGPSTMVAGNPDGDITLVEFFDYRCGYCKRVAPSIMTLVEADPGLRLAMMEFPILGEQSVYAARAALASVEQNRYWEMHAALINFRGDFTEETIRAIAVSVGLDDDKLIADMASPEIDAVINRNYELAQALQINGTPAFIIGSQVVPGAISLEALQQLIADERQG from the coding sequence ATGATGAAGCGCCTCCGCCAGTTCGCCGTCGCCGCCACCTGCCTGGCAGGGATCGGCCTTGCGTCAGCCGCACCGGCCGCGGCCGAGGACTACACGCGCGAGGAGATCGAGCAGATCATCCATGCCTATCTGATGGACCACCCGGAGGTGATCATCGAGGCCGTCCGCGCGCTGGAGGCGCGCCAGCAGGCCGAGGCGCAGGAGCAGCAGCGCCAGACGCTGGTCACGCTCCGGCCCGACATCGTCGACGGCCCGTCGACCATGGTCGCCGGCAACCCGGACGGCGACATCACGCTGGTCGAGTTCTTCGACTACCGCTGCGGCTACTGCAAGCGGGTCGCCCCGTCGATCATGACGCTGGTCGAAGCCGATCCGGGCCTGCGGCTGGCGATGATGGAATTCCCGATCCTGGGCGAGCAGTCTGTCTATGCCGCCCGCGCCGCGCTGGCTTCCGTCGAGCAGAACAGATACTGGGAGATGCATGCGGCGCTGATCAACTTCCGCGGCGACTTCACCGAGGAGACCATCCGCGCCATCGCGGTTTCGGTCGGTCTCGACGACGACAAGCTGATCGCCGACATGGCCTCGCCCGAGATCGATGCGGTGATCAACCGCAACTACGAACTGGCCCAGGCGCTGCAGATCAACGGCACGCCTGCCTTCATCATCGGCAGCCAGGTGGTGCCCGGCGCGATCAGCCTGGAAGCGCTGCAGCAGCTGATCGCCGACGAACGCCAGGGCTGA
- a CDS encoding HupE/UreJ family protein → MRHQHQVNRKRYLITFTVGSAMTQTVDNHPVVACGPRERIAHRPAALRRDGGGVRPILDGPAAIAVCLAIGLWLLPHFAHAHITRGDAGGFGSGFQHPLTGIDHFLAMFAVGLWGAQLGGRAVWSLPVAFPLIMVCGGVLGILGVSIPGVEIGIALSIIALGLAIAFAWRPAEWVALALIGVFAVFHGHAHGTELPASADPADYAIGFVVATGMVHLLGIGVGLALGKPFQGLLARVLGGLIALGGVYFLVA, encoded by the coding sequence ATGCGACATCAGCATCAGGTGAACCGGAAACGTTATCTCATCACATTCACTGTCGGATCAGCCATGACGCAGACTGTCGATAACCACCCGGTCGTCGCATGCGGCCCGCGCGAGCGCATCGCGCACCGACCGGCGGCCTTGCGCCGGGACGGTGGCGGTGTCCGGCCGATACTCGACGGTCCGGCGGCAATTGCCGTGTGCCTTGCCATCGGGCTCTGGCTGCTGCCGCATTTCGCCCATGCGCACATCACGCGCGGTGACGCCGGCGGGTTCGGCAGCGGGTTCCAGCATCCGCTGACCGGTATCGACCATTTCCTGGCGATGTTCGCCGTCGGCCTGTGGGGCGCGCAGCTGGGCGGCCGGGCGGTTTGGTCGCTGCCGGTGGCTTTCCCGCTGATCATGGTCTGCGGCGGGGTGCTCGGCATACTGGGCGTGTCGATACCGGGTGTCGAAATCGGCATCGCGCTGTCGATCATCGCTCTGGGCCTCGCCATCGCATTCGCCTGGCGTCCGGCCGAGTGGGTCGCCCTGGCGCTGATCGGCGTCTTTGCGGTTTTCCACGGGCACGCCCACGGCACCGAGCTGCCTGCTTCTGCCGACCCGGCCGACTATGCGATCGGATTCGTCGTCGCGACCGGCATGGTCCATCTGCTCGGCATCGGTGTCGGTCTCGCGCTCGGCAAGCCGTTCCAGGGCCTGCTCGCCCGTGTCCTCGGCGGGTTGATCGCACTCGGCGGCGTCTACTTCCTGGTTGCATGA
- a CDS encoding antibiotic biosynthesis monooxygenase → MIMVIFEVEPHPQRRQDYLDAAAALRPMLERIEGFVSVERFQSLTNPDKLLSLSVFRDETALAAWRNLERHRLAQARGRAALFADYRIRVAAVLRDYGMADRAQAPDDSRARHDA, encoded by the coding sequence ATGATCATGGTCATATTCGAGGTGGAGCCGCACCCGCAGCGGCGCCAGGACTATCTCGACGCCGCCGCGGCGTTGCGGCCGATGCTGGAGCGGATCGAGGGCTTCGTCTCGGTGGAGCGGTTCCAGAGCCTGACCAACCCCGACAAGCTGCTGTCGCTTTCGGTGTTCCGCGACGAGACGGCACTTGCCGCCTGGCGCAACCTGGAACGGCACCGGCTTGCCCAGGCGCGGGGCCGGGCGGCGCTGTTCGCCGACTATCGCATCCGCGTCGCTGCCGTGCTTCGCGACTACGGCATGGCCGATCGCGCCCAGGCGCCGGACGACAGCCGGGCCCGGCACGACGCCTGA
- the cutA gene encoding divalent cation tolerance protein CutA gives MAGGLAAAPAAVFTPKTVAARVTALVETIRSLHSYDCPAVSVLPIENGNPACLDRIAAETAPAAGPDHASGTRR, from the coding sequence TTGGCGGGCGGGCTCGCGGCGGCGCCGGCGGCGGTGTTCACGCCAAAGACCGTCGCGGCGCGCGTGACAGCGCTGGTTGAAACGATTAGATCATTGCACAGCTACGACTGCCCTGCCGTCTCGGTGTTGCCGATCGAAAACGGCAACCCGGCCTGTCTCGACCGGATCGCCGCCGAGACGGCGCCGGCCGCGGGGCCCGACCACGCATCTGGAACCCGCCGATGA
- a CDS encoding 4-oxalocrotonate tautomerase family protein, whose translation MPFVNIQILKGHSQARKDEMARRITAAIAEVAELPDQAVWVVFEDVEAEDWYVGATPVSKLGRPKRDGT comes from the coding sequence ATGCCGTTCGTGAACATCCAGATCCTCAAGGGGCACTCGCAGGCGCGCAAGGACGAGATGGCGCGGCGGATCACCGCCGCCATCGCCGAGGTGGCCGAGCTGCCGGACCAGGCGGTGTGGGTGGTGTTCGAGGACGTCGAGGCCGAGGACTGGTATGTCGGCGCAACGCCGGTCTCCAAGCTCGGCCGGCCGAAGCGCGACGGCACCTGA